TTTTTGAAAATACGGAATTGGCTAAAAGAATTCCTTTAATCTTCAATGATCAAATTATTTTTATTTCGGCGGAAGAAGAACCCAAAACGGTTCAAGTTGATGCCTTAGTGGATAAAATTAAAAATGAATATCAAGATTTACCTTCTGGTATAGTTGGTATTGGAGGTGGTACTTTACTAGACCTAGCAAAAGCAGTTGCTATTTTATTGACCAATAATGGTAGCTCTTCGGAATACCAAGGGTGGGATTTAGTTCAAAAGCCATCAATTTTTCACGTAGGTATACCAACCATAAGTGGAACAGGGGCTGAAGTTTCTAGAACTACCGTTTTATTGGGGCCGGAGAAAAAGTTGGGAATCAATTCAGATTATACCACGTTCGGCCAGGTTCTTTTAGACCCAGATTTAACAAAAGGGGTTTCAAAAGAGCAATGGTTTTATACCGGTATGGATTGTTATATTCACTGTATTGAATCGTTAACAGGTACATATTTGAATGCTTTTAGCCAAAGTTATGGTGAGAAAGCACTAGACTTATGTAAAGAGGTGTATTTAGGTGATTTATCGGAAGAAGAATCTAGAGATAAATTAATGATGGCATCTTGGCATGGAGGTATGAGTATTGCCTATTCTCAAGTAGGTGTGGCGCATGCTATGAGTTACGGTCTTGGTTATCTGTTGGGGGTTAAGCATGGTATTGGTAATTGCCTGGTTTTTCAACATCTTGAAGAGTTTTATCCAGAAGGTGTAGCACTTTTTAATAAAATGAAAGATAAACATGGTATTGAGTTGCCTACGGGAATTTGCTCTCAATTAAGTGAAGCGGAGTTTGATACAATGATTAAAGTTGCTATGAACATGGTTCCACTATGGGAAAATGCTTTAGGTAAGAATTGGAGAGATACTATTACTCCAGAGAAATTAGAGTCCATCTATAGAAAAATATAGATTTACCCATTTTGGTAAGTGAAGTGCTGATTTTACAGGTACTGTAAGGTGTTTACCTTATTCCAACTTTAAAGTAATTCTCCTATGCAAAAACTGGCAAGTTTTATATATTTCAAGGTGATGGGCTGGAAAATGGTGGGTGAATTCCCGAGCCATTTAAATAAATTCGTCATTGCTGTGGTGCCTCACACCAGTTATGTTGATTTTTTTCTTGGATTGCTTATCCGAAAAGTATGGGATGAGCAAATCAACTTTGTAGGTAAGAAAAGCCTTTTTACATTTCCTTTCGGTTATATTTTTAGACGTTTAGGAGGTGAGCCTATAGATCGTAGCAAGAATAATGATATGGTTTCGGCCACGGTAAAGGTTTTTCAAAAGCGGGAGAAATTTAGATTAACAATTGCTCCTGAAGGCACCCGGAAGAAAGTTGATAAATGGAAAACGGGTTTTTACTATATAGCCAAAGGAGCTCAGGTACCTATTGTTTTAGTCGCTTTTGACTTTGGGAAAAAGCAAGTCAAAATTTCAGAACCATTATTTACTACCGCAGATAAAGAGGCCGATTTTGCAGTCTATCAAGAATTTTTTAAAGGGGTAGAAGGTAAAGTCTCCAGATAGTTTTTTCGTTTTAATTATCTGGTAGTTATTATGTTATATTCAGTCTTCAACTTTTAACATTTTTTTTAAAACCATCTTGTTCATTCCTCGTAGGTATAGTTAAATATAAAAACGAACAGATGAAAAAAAATGCAATACAACTCGGTTTAGCAATCACAATAGGTTCTTTCTTAATGGTTTCATGTGATAGTGATGACGATACAGTTGAAATGGACCAGCAAGATGAACAACAAGTGCAATTATTCGCTTCCAACAATAGTAACGGAAACGTTACGGTCTATGATATGACCAGTGGAGAGGTGAGTACTTTGACTACAACTTCTACTGCTGCGGAAGGTATTTATTATGATGATGATACAGATGAAATCATTCAAGCGTCAAGGTCTTCTAATCAATTGAACGCATTTGCGGATGTTTCTACTTTTTTGGTAGATGCTACAATTACAGCCTCTATTTCTAGCTCTGCGGATTTAGAAAGTCCAAGAGATATTGCTGTTGACGACGATTACATTGTAGTTGCCGATAATGCCGATGTAGATGGTAATGCAGACACACCAGATGGAAGATTATTTATCTATACTAGAAGTAACGGAGAAATTAGTTTGAGGAACGTAGTTACTACGGATTTTGCCCTTTGGGGAATTGAAATAGTGGGCGATGATTTATATGCGGTAGTCGATAAGACAAACGAGTTAGCTGTTTATACTGACTTTGTAGCTACAAATACGACTACTACAGCAATTAGCGCATCAAAACGTATTGCTATAGAAGGAATCGTGCGTACGCATGGTTTAGCTTATGATAATGGAACAATGATTCTTACAGATGTTGGAGATGCCGCATCTGATTCTGATGGAGCGTTTCATATTATTTCGGATTTTGATTCCAAATTTGGCGCTGTAGCAAATGGAGAAACTATGGTGGTAGCCAATAACCAAATTAGAGTTGCTGGTGCAAGTACCTTTTTGGGGAATCCGGTAGCAGCTGAGTACGATGCTGATTCAAAAATGGTCTTTATAGCTGAAGCAGCTAATGGAGGTGGTCGTGTATTGGCTTTCTCAAATGCAAACGCTGGCGGAGATATTGCACCTTCAGTGAACAATAGTTTAGCTTCTGCTTCTTCACTTTACTTCTACTCAAGTAAGTAAGACTAAAACAAATGATAAGTATAAAAAAGCGACCATTTCTGGTCGCTTTTTTGCTTTATAAACAAAGAGTTACACTACTCTTGCATGGTGTGATATACGTTTTGTACATCATCATCTTCTTCAATTTTTTCTAAAAGCTTCTCAACGTCGGCAGCTTCTTCTTCCGTAAGTTGTTTGGTTACTTGTGGAATACGCTCAAATCCGGAAGATAGAATTTCAATCTCTCTGTTTTCCAATTCTTTTTGAATAGCTCCAAAGCTTTCAAAAGGGGCGTAAATCAAGATTCCATCATCATCAACAAAAACCTCTTCTGCACCAAAATCTATAAGTTCCAATTCTAGTTCTTCAGGGTCAATACCTTCCGCTGGAATTCTGAAATTACAGGTATGGTCAAACATAAATTCTACCGAACCAGATGTTCCTAAACTACCATCGCATTTATTAAAGTAACTACGAACATTGGCAACGGTTCTTGTATTATTATCCGTTGCGGTTTCAACCAATATAGCAATGCCATGCGGTGCGTAACCTTCAAAAAGCACTTCTTTATAATCACCAAGACTTTTGTCAGAAGCTCTTTTAATAGCACGTTCTACATTGTCCTTAGGCATGTTAACAGATTTGGCATTCTGTATAACCGCTCTTAATTTGGCATTAGAATCTGGGTCTGGTCCACCCTCTTTTACTGCCATTACAATGTCCTTGCCTATACGCGTAAAAGCTTTGGACATTGCTGACCATCGCTTCATTTTACGTGCTTTTCTAAATTCAAAAGCTCTTCCCATAATTTGTAACTAAATATTTGTTGAAGGTAGCAAATTTAATAAAAATGGTAACGGTTGCAAGTAACTGAACTGTATCAACTCAAAAGACATCCGATTCGTGAGAATTTTAGAGGCCTTTATTCGCTTTCAATTATCTTTTCAATGCTGTGGGCGAGATTAAAATCTTTTTCGGTTATACCCTCGGCATCATGAGTGTTAAGTCTAATGTTTAGGGAGTTGTAAACATTGCTCCAATCAGGATGATGCCCTTGAGCCTCACATTCAAAGGCAATTCGTGTCATGACGGAAAAAGCATCTTTAAAATCTTTAAATTCAAAAGAGGTTTCAATAGCACCATCTACATATTCCCAACCACTAAGTTTCGCAAGTTTACTTTCGATTTCTTGTTCCGATAGTTTTTTCATAGTATTCAGATTAAGGTTTTAACATAATTATAATAATCATCAAATTACATAAATCAAATCTCTTAAAGGTCTGGAAAGCGATTGTTTTTA
This genomic interval from Zobellia roscoffensis contains the following:
- a CDS encoding 1-acyl-sn-glycerol-3-phosphate acyltransferase: MQKLASFIYFKVMGWKMVGEFPSHLNKFVIAVVPHTSYVDFFLGLLIRKVWDEQINFVGKKSLFTFPFGYIFRRLGGEPIDRSKNNDMVSATVKVFQKREKFRLTIAPEGTRKKVDKWKTGFYYIAKGAQVPIVLVAFDFGKKQVKISEPLFTTADKEADFAVYQEFFKGVEGKVSR
- a CDS encoding YebC/PmpR family DNA-binding transcriptional regulator, which codes for MGRAFEFRKARKMKRWSAMSKAFTRIGKDIVMAVKEGGPDPDSNAKLRAVIQNAKSVNMPKDNVERAIKRASDKSLGDYKEVLFEGYAPHGIAILVETATDNNTRTVANVRSYFNKCDGSLGTSGSVEFMFDHTCNFRIPAEGIDPEELELELIDFGAEEVFVDDDGILIYAPFESFGAIQKELENREIEILSSGFERIPQVTKQLTEEEAADVEKLLEKIEEDDDVQNVYHTMQE
- a CDS encoding YncE family protein is translated as MKKNAIQLGLAITIGSFLMVSCDSDDDTVEMDQQDEQQVQLFASNNSNGNVTVYDMTSGEVSTLTTTSTAAEGIYYDDDTDEIIQASRSSNQLNAFADVSTFLVDATITASISSSADLESPRDIAVDDDYIVVADNADVDGNADTPDGRLFIYTRSNGEISLRNVVTTDFALWGIEIVGDDLYAVVDKTNELAVYTDFVATNTTTTAISASKRIAIEGIVRTHGLAYDNGTMILTDVGDAASDSDGAFHIISDFDSKFGAVANGETMVVANNQIRVAGASTFLGNPVAAEYDADSKMVFIAEAANGGGRVLAFSNANAGGDIAPSVNNSLASASSLYFYSSK
- a CDS encoding 4a-hydroxytetrahydrobiopterin dehydratase, producing MKKLSEQEIESKLAKLSGWEYVDGAIETSFEFKDFKDAFSVMTRIAFECEAQGHHPDWSNVYNSLNIRLNTHDAEGITEKDFNLAHSIEKIIESE
- a CDS encoding iron-containing alcohol dehydrogenase family protein produces the protein MEVKKDMQVKQVAVGQKTEFKNFPMVPRVVFGKGSFDQLGDVLMPKRKHSEAPFIFLVDDVFENTELAKRIPLIFNDQIIFISAEEEPKTVQVDALVDKIKNEYQDLPSGIVGIGGGTLLDLAKAVAILLTNNGSSSEYQGWDLVQKPSIFHVGIPTISGTGAEVSRTTVLLGPEKKLGINSDYTTFGQVLLDPDLTKGVSKEQWFYTGMDCYIHCIESLTGTYLNAFSQSYGEKALDLCKEVYLGDLSEEESRDKLMMASWHGGMSIAYSQVGVAHAMSYGLGYLLGVKHGIGNCLVFQHLEEFYPEGVALFNKMKDKHGIELPTGICSQLSEAEFDTMIKVAMNMVPLWENALGKNWRDTITPEKLESIYRKI